A genomic segment from Synchiropus splendidus isolate RoL2022-P1 chromosome 18, RoL_Sspl_1.0, whole genome shotgun sequence encodes:
- the lhfpl4b gene encoding LHFPL tetraspan subfamily member 3 protein: MSLTPDLSDLSRLYQTEFVRSARAVGVLWAVCTLCFAIIQVVVLVQPSWVGTTERHQQGVGPAPPSGTLGLFEVCLESDWPVPECRGSLSTLSPLPSFQSVAVLVGVSLWAVWTSVICLCLFRFCSAATVYKICAWLQLTAGFCLALACLLFPDSWESPEMRALCGDSVGSFSSGNCSVHWAYILALLGVLDAAILATLAFVLANRQDALLPPDSKEVTTGLLMSA, translated from the exons ATGTCCCTGACTCCGGACCTGTCGGACCTGTCTCGGCTCTACCAGACTGAGTTCGTCCGTAGTGCCCGGGCAGTCGGGGTGCTGTGGGCCGTGTGCACTCTCTGCTTCGCCATCATCCAGGTGGTGGTCCTGGTGCAGCCCTCCTGGGTCGGCACCACAGAGAGACACCAGCAGGGGGTGGGTCCTGCCCCCCCCAGCGGGACCTTGGGGCTGTTCGAG GTGTGTCTGGAATCGGACTGGCCCGTCCCGGAGTGCCGCGGCAGCCTCTCCACACTCTCCCCGCTGCCCTCCTTCCAGTCTGTGGCCGTGCTGGTCGGTGTGTCCCTGTGGGCCGTCTGGACCAGCGTCATCTGCCTCTGTCTCTTCAGGTTCTGCAGCGCCGCCACCGTCTACAAGATCTGTGCTTGGCTGCAGCTGACCGCAG GCTTCTGCCTGGCACTGGCCTGTCTCCTGTTCCCAGACTCCTGGGAGAGTCCAGAGATGAGGGCTCTCTGCGGCGACTCG GTTGGCAGCTTCTCCTCAGGAAACTGCTCGGTTCACTGGGCCTACATCCTGGCCCTGCTGGGAGTCCTGGATGCGGCCATCTTGGCCACGCTGGCGTTTGTTTTGGCCAACAGGCAGGATGCTCTGCTGCCTCCCGACAGCAAGGAAG TGACGACAGGACTGCTGATGTCGGCGTGA